Within Planococcus citri chromosome 2, ihPlaCitr1.1, whole genome shotgun sequence, the genomic segment AAAATTATCTCGAGTAATGTGCAAATAATTATGATTATATAACTCGACACAGCTATCATATGTAATGAACATCAAATTAAAATCGATTCGCAAAATTAACTAGGATTAAAAAGAAAACGAGTGTACGATAACCTATTAAATTTTTAAGATCTTGTTGTTGATTTTcttccaattaatttttttcattatctacATTTGAGACATTTCACTAGCTGGATCTTTACTGGACATGACTAGTTTACAGAAAGGTAATGAAATGATACaatatatgtaagtacatatgtatatccTTCTAATGTTACAAAAAACTTTCCACTACGAAACAATTATATCTTTAATTCTTTACGAATATTGATTACCGAACACCTACGATGAAAGAGTCACCCGATAGCTTATATCCGGATCTACTCGTACAATaattagagagaaaaaattaaaaaattacctaaaaagaactttaaatacgtaggtattcgtACTAGGTACACATTTTCTGGAACTTATATTGTTACCTACGTAATTAGATCGTCATACCTACTTCTGCTATGAAGAAGGTGgttaatgaataaaaaagtaattttacacGTAAAACAAAGAAGAATGCTTATCACAAAATTTAACactaaaaaaacatcgtttatATAAACTCAATTGTGTACGATTCGAGATATTAGACCGGCGTGAAAATTAATTGCACAgaaagtacctagacctacatacaCGTACCTCTTAAAATCACTCTAAGAAATGTGACATGAAGAAGTTCAATTCTATTcaacaaaatgttaccaaatcaGCAGATGCAGAATCAAAACGGGTAAATTGTGTAGAAACTTAtctattaaattattatttttaaacgaggagaaaaatattttttttaaattttatacctCTTTAATATTTTAGAAAAGTACGAAGCAACGTTACACCTTCGATATGGTTTTCGAAACGTTTTTTCGTCGCCATTGTGATGTTTCTATGTTATGCAAATACAAATATGGTAATGATTAATATCAACATAGCCATCGTTGAGATGGTATCAGATAAAGTGATCGTATCAGGAAACCAGACCACCGTACAagtaaaagaaatgaaaatgactaaatagtaattacctacctacctacctacctacctatgtatttttagaCCATTCATAACGTATACCATACTTACCTAAGTTTCCTTGCCCATTTAaactgattttcatttcaatttttattttactagcCAGCTGAATTCCAATGGGATCCATTCGCAGTCAGTATAATTTCGAGTATATATTTCTACGGAGGATTGTTCTCTGTTTTCGGAGGATATTTTGTACAGAAAATGGGAGGTTCGGTGAGCGGTGCTTTTGCCATGACCATCTCTGGCTTATTGACCATGTTACAACCAGCAGCATTATACCTggattttcgagtgtttttgaCATTTCGCTTATTAAACGGTTTTTTTGCGGTAGGTGATCAGATGATCGCACACGATAGATTATTATACTTACACACTGATAATGAGTTTTTCTGCGTTTTTCAGTTGTTTTGAGACAAATTTTAAACCCTCATCAACACGCGtgtaaaattttgggaaatctACAATCGAATGATAAAAAAGGTGCCtggttagcacgataaccatTTGCACGATAACACGTGGCTTAGTAACGGTAGTTTAGGTGGTAAGCacagcatttttcaaccaataaaAAAGGTTGTAAGcccgataattttcattgataaacacgatatttttcattgattagcacgatatttttcattgacaaaagaaaacgctGGCACACAGTGGGACAGACTCATTGTTTAAggtgtcaaaaatcatatttcagaaatgtattCAAATTTGGACGTCAATCTTTTAGAGACACAGGTATTTCGAGGCgcactgaattcatttttgtcgttattttggttcgaatcTCAAATGGGGGCCCCAGGAGGAGGGTGCAAAGgggtaaatattttggaaaagtcGGGTGGCGGGGTATCGATACGTACgtttttgggctccagaattcatttttgacgttattttggttcgaaacccAAATGGGACCTCAGGAGGGGGTGCAAAGTGGTGAATCTATGAAAAAGTCGAGTAGGGTATTgatatgtacgttttttgggctccagaattcatttttgacgttattttggttcgaacccCAAATGGGGCCCAGAAGGGGGTGCAAAGGCCAtcgaataggtaaaaaaatagaatttttcgtaatttcattgaaaatctgTGATCTTTCCAAGTCCAATTAGGGGAGAATCGGtacatttcgagaaaaagtattaggctcaggtgaaaatttaccgaatttcaactctcccttGGCAGCAAAATCCATCCCATTGGGTCAAAAACATAAACGAGGTCGTCCGGCGTTATCTCGTAAAgctttattgaaataggtacctactacacttcattttttattcactcgcGAAAATCTTATACTTTTTGTCGTTCGTTTATCCTTATTTATCGTTCATTCTGTCAAAAACATCTCgtggaaattgtttattttttattgttcttactaTCATATATATCGTGGATACCACCTAATTTATCGttcgttttttaagaaatcgtgcaatacatttttttattgtgaaatacacttttttatcgtgcaatcctctttttcatcgtgaatagttatttatcgtgataacccactactgttatcgtgctaacctccatttttaaaataacgataaattgcaccctgaaattttttgattgtgattttttcactcccgtctaaaaattaatattaatcttccaaaattgaaattaagcTGCGCCGAAAAACTCCccaagttatcaaaaaatgaaaaaaattcaaaaacagaaaatagtttttgaaatttacaatttttaattaagattcaataatttttatcttCACTCAACATATGACGTAAAAATAGAACTTGGACctcttcaaaaaatgagaaaagttcaaacagttgaaaattttcgtgttttcacATTCTAATCCCTGGATTTagtccattttcatttttcgaaaatgtccctCATTATTCTTTGAAAACCTATTGTTCATCTCCTTCgtgtagctgaaaatttttccgagtgatttttcaactcaaaatgtatCACGCACGAGCTTTctaaaagattttcaaattttggtgaattttttattaatgatctgcaaatcgagtaaattttgaaattcgattcgaaTGCTGAATTTGATTCTTTTAATCtaatgcgaaaatttttgaactgatctggagcttccaacaaaaattaactttttccCAGCACATAATTTCAAATCACTGCAGAATGCGTTGTAATTAACTTCGAAAGTTGGAAATTTAATCTTGTCTAAAGCTCAATATTTCTAATCGATTAGGGCTATAGTGAATTGCAAATCCAAGACAACTGCTTGAAAAAAGTGTGCCTTTTTTTACAAGTGAAAAATCccgcatttgaaaaaaaatcaactttttgaacgATTACTggtggagaaaagtcaactatTGCTTGATATTCCAGATAAGActcaaaaattacctcaatttATTCAGAGATTGTGGGATTTATTCTTTTGTACCAATCATTTTACAaactctttaaaaattgaaaacttaattATTTCTGTCCAAAATTTGGGTCTGAAATACGGATGACGTTACCTTTCAATAggtcaatttttagcactgtaAGATTTGATGAGTTGCAaacgttttcttgaaaatgttgatcGGCCACCAAAGTCAATAAATCgagaatttctttcaaaaatgaaaaaaatcattagaggAAAAAAAGCTTGTATTGAATTATTTGAAACCAAATAAGTACATTATATTATTCTTCAATTCTCAATgtagaaattgaagaatttcttgaaatttagattttgatcaagaattcttttcaaaaaaaaaatacctacccatctttgaataatattattcttttatttttttgtaactgtACGCacaactgattttcaaaaaaaaaaaaaatcaaaaacttgctGAGGTTATTGATGCTTTAAAATTCCTCTTAAGGATTTACATACttgctcagaaaaaaattagtctCTGAAGTGCCTCTGAAAATGGAGGTTTTGGCCTTCAGAGTATAAGCTAGGATAATattcaaatacgagtatcatacgctctttgaaaatttgatttttgtcattttactTTTCTCGAATTtacaaaactggttgaaaattcATATCGATGAAATCAATCTCATGTaccgtacctactacctacttatgttTCAGAATTGCTTCTTCTTAAGCGCAGCTGAAATATACTCGCGATGGATTCCAAGAAAAGAAAGATCTACGTTAATTTCATTCAGCTACATGGGAATAAATTTTAGTTCAGTGATCTCCTATCCTCTATTCGGATACATGGCTGACCGATTAGGCTGGCAAATGGTATTTTACGTTTCAGGTAGTAAATAAGTgtaacttgaaattcatctcaTTCACACATTCGAAAAAAAGACATAATTTTTCGACACTCTGTGCTTATTCTGACTTTCATAATATACCTACGCAGGTATGATATCGATAGCTTCATCTTTACTTTGCTTCATTATCGTGAAAAATCAACCATCTCAAGACAAATGGATTTCTACGGAGGAGCTTCGTTATATCCTTGATGGAATTGACAATCGTAGTACTTCGAAAACAGTAATGCAGACAAAAATATTGTGCATAAAACTAGAATAATGTGAGCTGAGCATAAAACTTCAGATGATGACTTACCTACTTTCAGATTTCTCatccttacaaaaaaattttatcatcaggGGCTGTTTGGACACTGTGTCTAGCAAAGTTTTCATTATTATGGCAAGAGAATATTACAAGCGGATGTTTACCTTTGTACATAAAAGGTGAGCAAACAACAATTCAAAACCAATAATTCACATACGCAGTAAttattaaacaaaataaaaaaaatgtttgcatgaaATTTCAGATATGACTGGAAAAAGTACCGATCAAATTGGCGTCCTTTcatcaattccaaaaatttccacaatcGTTATATATCCACTTGCCGGAGCATTGCTggattattggaaaaataacaCTGGAATTCAGCTAACTCGAGTGAGTTTTCTTTCTCATAATTATTCATAGTATCCTACCCAACTAGATAAttgtttttgttcttctaaAATATAGATGCACAAAAtagtgatcactttttcattCCTCTTGGCCAGCGTCTTATTTACGTTATcggcatttttttccaatttcatcaTTACTTTGATCATCTTCACTGCGATACAAATCATTGGGTCAATGGCGCCTCCAGTTATTGAGTAAATACAACTTGCAGTTTCCTCGCGATTTCATACTTTAAAATGCAATATAGGGCGAATGAGAGGAAAGCCTTCCTCACCCTATTGCACTtcttagtattttttttccattaatgATCACTTTTTGCAGACCAAACATGGTGAATATTGCTCCAAATGACTCGTGCGTTGTAACCGGACTATGTAAGGTTTTCGCATCGCTCAGCATGCTTATTTCGAGAACATTAACAGGTCTCATGACCATCAATCACGTAAGTTTCATCAATAATTGACACACAATCGtcaataggtatttgaaaatgcATTC encodes:
- the LOC135837175 gene encoding vesicular glutamate transporter 1-like, with translation MLPNQQMQNQNGKVRSNVTPSIWFSKRFFVAIVMFLCYANTNMVMININIAIVEMVSDKVIVSGNQTTVQPAEFQWDPFAVSIISSIYFYGGLFSVFGGYFVQKMGGSVSGAFAMTISGLLTMLQPAALYLDFRVFLTFRLLNGFFANCFFLSAAEIYSRWIPRKERSTLISFSYMGINFSSVISYPLFGYMADRLGWQMVFYVSGMISIASSLLCFIIVKNQPSQDKWISTEELRYILDGIDNRSTSKTISHPYKKILSSGAVWTLCLAKFSLLWQENITSGCLPLYIKDMTGKSTDQIGVLSSIPKISTIVIYPLAGALLDYWKNNTGIQLTRMHKIVITFSFLLASVLFTLSAFFSNFIITLIIFTAIQIIGSMAPPVIEPNMVNIAPNDSCVVTGLCKVFASLSMLISRTLTGLMTINHSLQEWNNCFLLTSVVLIIGTAIFNMYGSSEAQSWSLSSDGQEERDHLINNKNRNQK